One Pocillopora verrucosa isolate sample1 chromosome 10, ASM3666991v2, whole genome shotgun sequence genomic window carries:
- the LOC131799222 gene encoding E3 ubiquitin-protein ligase MARCHF11 — protein sequence MDSHKTESSCSLSTEMERKSSAEEPVCDEGVQLERFDSVDSFRTRASTESRTVSMASTESYETASSSFPSWDRNSCQGNRRSCLLGWINSLEETTRRTLFIHHLPVEICDPVKDMSLFSCEAEFCRICHCGKEDEELIAPCRCSGSAKFAHQSCLLSWFELKKDKTCELCLYEISVKKMGFKPFSQWRLPWRSCDIVAYLFLFYCLVLVVFIAMVLWIASKRCLSPICIVLYFACGLAVCYFTYCCGCIEHIRFYWKAWIDVNRQWLILTHKDSVQVLNNATEKMSNNGCGKAREEFV from the exons ATGGATTCACATAAAACGGAGTCAAGTTGTTCATTATCAACTGAAATGGAACGTAAATCATCAGCCGAAGAACCAGTTTGTGACGAAGGAGTACAATTAGAACGTTTTGACTCAGTGGATAGTTTTCGCACAAGAGCATCGACAGAAAGCCGGACTGTATCAATGGCTTCCACTGAAAGCTACGAAAca GCTTCCTCATCTTTCCCAAGCTGGGATAGAAACAGCTGCCAAGGGAACAGAAGATCCTGTTTATTGGGATGGATAAATTCGCTGGAGGAAACTACCAGACGAACACTTTTCATTCATCATCTGCCAGTAGAAATATGCGATCCCGTCAAAGACATGTCGTTGTTTAGTTGTGAAGCGGAGTTTTGTCGTATTTGTCATTGCGGTAAAGAGGATGAAGAGTTAATTGCACCATGCAGATGCTCTGGAAGTGCTAAGTTTGCGCATCAAAGTTGCTTGCTGTCTTGGTTTGAACTGAAAAAGGACAAGACATGCGAACTGTGCCTTTACGAAATTTCTGTCAAAAAGATGGGCTTCAAACCATTCTCACAG TGGAGACTACCATGGCGTTCGTGCGACATTGTGGCGTACCTTTTCTTGTTCTACTGTCTGGTTCTGGTAGTATTTATAGCCATGGTACTGTGGATCGCCTCTAAGCGTTGCCTCTCTCCCATTTGCATTGTTCTGTACTTCGCGTGCGGTTTGGCAGTGTGTTACTTCACCTATTGCTGCGGTTGCATAGAACATATTCGCTTCTACTGGAAAGCATGGATCGATGTGAACCGTCAGTGGCTCATATTAACTCACAAAGACAGCGTACAGGTCCTCAATAATGCTACAGAAAAGATGAGCAACAACGGATGTGGCAAAGCAAGGGAGGAATTTGTCTAG